The following coding sequences are from one Methanohalophilus halophilus window:
- a CDS encoding 4Fe-4S binding protein — translation MKSLKDNGFLPQRQDEKFSMRTHLVGGCVEANQLRALADAAEKYGKGHVHITSRQGAEIPFVDLDDVENISEDMKNAGLFGGASGQKVRGVVSCQGNTVCNHGLINCPELAASIDELYFGTYAPKKFKIAITGCPASCMKPQENDFGIMGVVRPEWIQNNCVACGLCEKVCKTDAITIDNGQLDIDSNSCIFCGECITSCKKDAIYGAESGYTIFVGGKVGRFPRSCDKLIELADEQQLFSILEKTLAYYRKYGHKGERFGDLLDRRGFDDYKDAAL, via the coding sequence CTGAAATCGCTGAAAGATAATGGTTTTCTGCCCCAGAGACAGGATGAAAAATTTTCAATGCGTACACATCTTGTTGGCGGATGTGTAGAGGCAAACCAGTTGCGTGCCCTTGCCGATGCTGCAGAAAAATATGGAAAAGGACATGTCCATATCACCTCGCGGCAGGGTGCGGAGATCCCTTTTGTGGATCTGGATGATGTCGAAAATATAAGTGAAGATATGAAAAATGCAGGTCTCTTTGGCGGGGCAAGTGGTCAGAAGGTACGGGGTGTAGTGTCATGTCAGGGTAACACCGTCTGCAACCACGGTCTCATTAACTGTCCTGAACTGGCTGCAAGTATCGATGAGCTATATTTTGGAACCTATGCTCCCAAAAAATTCAAGATTGCAATAACCGGCTGTCCTGCATCCTGCATGAAACCTCAGGAAAATGATTTCGGTATTATGGGAGTGGTGCGACCTGAATGGATCCAAAACAATTGTGTGGCCTGTGGCCTTTGTGAAAAGGTTTGTAAGACTGACGCCATAACCATCGATAACGGCCAGTTAGACATCGACAGTAACAGCTGCATATTTTGTGGTGAATGCATCACGTCCTGCAAAAAAGATGCAATCTATGGTGCAGAATCCGGTTATACTATATTTGTAGGAGGTAAGGTTGGACGCTTCCCCCGCTCCTGTGACAAGCTAATTGAATTGGCCGATGAACAACAGCTATTTTCTATTCTCGAAAAGACGCTTGCCTATTACAGGAAATACGGACATAAAGGAGAACGCTTTGGCGACCTGCTTGACAGGCGGGGTTTTGA
- a CDS encoding type 1 glutamine amidotransferase domain-containing protein, with translation MKVLVFGADGFEDLELFYPLHRLKEEGIDARVASVSRGTIEGKHGYHVEADLSFDEIDPEEYDALVISGGKGPETMRLNEYALDIVKHFMNEEKPVAAICHGPQLLISSRVLDGRKATCWPGIRDDLIVAGADYRDNEVVVDDNLVTSRHPGDLFAFGRELLGLIKG, from the coding sequence ATGAAAGTTTTGGTTTTTGGAGCTGATGGTTTTGAAGATCTCGAATTGTTTTATCCTTTGCACAGGTTGAAAGAGGAAGGTATTGATGCGAGGGTGGCATCTGTTTCCCGTGGTACCATTGAAGGTAAACATGGCTATCATGTTGAAGCGGACCTGTCCTTTGATGAGATTGATCCAGAAGAATACGATGCATTGGTAATTTCCGGTGGCAAGGGACCTGAGACAATGCGGCTGAATGAATATGCGCTTGATATAGTGAAACATTTCATGAATGAAGAAAAACCCGTGGCTGCTATCTGTCACGGCCCGCAGCTTCTGATATCCTCCCGGGTGCTGGATGGTCGCAAAGCCACTTGTTGGCCCGGTATCAGGGATGACCTGATCGTGGCAGGTGCAGATTATCGGGATAATGAAGTGGTAGTTGATGACAATCTTGTAACTTCACGTCACCCGGGTGACCTTTTCGCCTTTGGCCGTGAGTTGCTTGGTTTGATTAAAGGATGA
- a CDS encoding carboxymuconolactone decarboxylase family protein, with protein MSKHEELEHEELLDSMSNKLGFTPQILKTLGEIDPHFLKKYNHCNQKLLSDGALPAKMKILMALAVVASKQCERCTVVQMQSALKNGATAEEIMETMEVISITSGAPAVAACRDALKLLKE; from the coding sequence ATGTCTAAACATGAAGAACTTGAACATGAAGAATTACTGGATAGTATGAGTAACAAACTGGGTTTCACTCCGCAGATTCTGAAAACATTGGGTGAGATCGATCCGCATTTCCTGAAAAAATACAATCATTGCAATCAGAAACTCCTATCAGACGGTGCGCTGCCTGCAAAAATGAAGATTCTTATGGCACTTGCAGTGGTGGCATCCAAGCAATGTGAACGATGCACGGTTGTACAGATGCAGAGTGCCTTGAAAAACGGGGCTACGGCTGAAGAGATTATGGAAACCATGGAGGTCATATCCATAACCTCTGGTGCACCCGCGGTAGCTGCCTGCAGGGATGCGTTGAAACTTCTTAAGGAATAA
- a CDS encoding CBS domain-containing protein: protein MPFDAPDKSKNPDYKDKIQISKQCTNKAITEIMTMEVVGIDESTSIEDTLELIGKYRFHNFPVVDKDYRLKGEIDQNIILELLFHNRLPSSSHTHLTAVRSLGEDAKSIMIPHPLTVSHDTSLCEAVDMILKHNINHVWVIDNKDKLIGVVTKHDIINEAYRTGKKD, encoded by the coding sequence TTGCCATTTGATGCGCCGGATAAATCCAAAAATCCAGATTATAAAGATAAAATCCAGATCTCAAAACAATGTACGAATAAAGCGATCACTGAAATTATGACTATGGAAGTAGTAGGAATCGATGAGAGCACTTCTATTGAAGACACACTCGAATTAATAGGAAAATATCGGTTTCACAATTTTCCTGTTGTTGATAAGGACTACAGGCTCAAAGGTGAGATCGATCAGAACATTATCCTGGAATTGCTTTTCCATAACAGGTTACCCAGTTCCAGCCATACCCATCTGACTGCGGTAAGGTCACTGGGAGAAGATGCAAAAAGTATCATGATCCCACATCCCCTGACAGTATCTCATGACACCAGCTTATGTGAAGCTGTGGATATGATACTAAAGCACAATATAAATCATGTGTGGGTAATCGACAATAAAGATAAATTGATAGGAGTTGTCACAAAACACGATATCATTAATGAGGCGTACAGGACAGGGAAAAAAGACTGA
- a CDS encoding Mth938-like domain-containing protein has translation MKPKIDNTKFGSITIEGEEYEKDVLIRLSGNIKKRKKKLSKAIYGTSHKISLDEAEHVYENGAEKIIIGSGQNGMVELSDEARDFFKAKGCKVKLCPTPEAIDKWNCAKGKVIGLFHLTC, from the coding sequence ATGAAGCCGAAAATAGACAATACAAAATTCGGTTCGATTACAATAGAAGGGGAAGAGTACGAAAAAGATGTCCTTATTCGACTGAGCGGAAATATCAAGAAAAGGAAAAAGAAACTGTCAAAAGCGATATACGGTACATCCCACAAGATATCGCTCGATGAAGCAGAACATGTTTATGAAAATGGTGCAGAGAAAATCATAATCGGCTCCGGTCAGAACGGGATGGTGGAATTATCAGATGAGGCACGTGATTTTTTCAAAGCCAAAGGTTGCAAGGTCAAACTCTGTCCTACCCCAGAGGCCATTGATAAGTGGAATTGTGCAAAAGGAAAGGTTATTGGTTTGTTCCATCTCACCTGCTAA
- a CDS encoding 4Fe-4S binding protein: MTENNITEDLRNMALELGVDFISITNKSCFEDSDYTGNRPQDVMDNVQSVIILGVSLPRGTFETLPKGRGEYTNTLMAATTTLRLIAFKIAKLIEKEGYMATIAPSEGSEYGYWYANRETLKADLSFKYAAYRAGVGNFGMNHLLITKDFGPKVRMTAILTDAPLDTEEKTELPFINDACSECMKCIEVCPVDALTSEGVIHREKCAEYMFNVLGGLRCGLCVKVCPLSNF; encoded by the coding sequence ATGACAGAGAACAATATTACAGAAGATTTGAGAAACATGGCCCTTGAGTTAGGTGTTGATTTTATCAGTATAACTAATAAGTCCTGTTTTGAAGATTCAGATTATACTGGAAACAGGCCCCAGGATGTGATGGATAATGTACAATCAGTAATAATCCTGGGGGTTTCTTTACCACGAGGAACTTTTGAAACGTTACCAAAGGGCAGAGGTGAATATACGAATACACTTATGGCAGCTACAACCACATTGAGGTTGATTGCATTCAAGATAGCTAAACTTATTGAGAAAGAAGGTTATATGGCAACGATTGCCCCAAGTGAAGGAAGTGAGTATGGCTACTGGTATGCCAATCGTGAGACGCTTAAAGCAGATTTATCTTTCAAATATGCTGCTTATCGTGCAGGAGTGGGAAATTTTGGCATGAATCATCTTCTGATCACAAAGGATTTCGGGCCTAAAGTACGTATGACTGCCATACTGACGGATGCACCATTAGATACAGAAGAAAAAACCGAGTTGCCATTTATCAATGATGCATGCAGTGAATGCATGAAGTGTATCGAAGTATGCCCGGTTGATGCTCTTACATCAGAAGGGGTCATTCATAGAGAAAAATGCGCTGAGTATATGTTTAATGTTCTTGGCGGACTTCGATGTGGACTATGCGTTAAAGTGTGCCCTTTGAGCAATTTTTAA
- a CDS encoding flavodoxin family protein, with translation MKTLVTYMTQTGNTKKIAEAIYEEITGEKDIKDITDVSNFEGYDLVFVGFPVLQFNIPEKVSEFVKENVAGKNIAFFMTHAVPEGFEAIHSWTGSCKDIAAGGNYLGTFECQGELAQPVIDMLMESDDPQMKEFGEMGPSTKGQPDESRVQKAREFAKEIQAKVQ, from the coding sequence ATGAAAACATTAGTAACATATATGACACAGACTGGAAATACAAAGAAGATAGCTGAAGCAATTTATGAGGAAATTACCGGTGAGAAGGATATCAAAGACATCACAGATGTAAGCAACTTTGAAGGTTATGATCTTGTGTTTGTGGGTTTTCCGGTATTGCAATTCAATATACCTGAGAAGGTTTCAGAATTTGTAAAAGAGAATGTAGCTGGTAAGAACATAGCATTTTTCATGACCCATGCTGTTCCTGAAGGGTTCGAAGCCATTCACTCATGGACCGGCTCCTGCAAGGATATTGCAGCCGGTGGAAATTATCTTGGTACATTCGAATGTCAGGGTGAGTTGGCACAACCTGTCATCGACATGTTGATGGAATCCGATGATCCACAAATGAAAGAGTTTGGTGAGATGGGTCCTTCTACTAAGGGACAGCCTGACGAATCTCGTGTACAGAAGGCAAGGGAATTTGCAAAAGAGATCCAGGCTAAGGTTCAGTGA
- a CDS encoding HEAT repeat domain-containing protein — translation MDSIDKIADPNVQSLIDNKDLKGILNAITHRNAKIRHQAEETIFEVANFNEIEYLIKNLSNEDKRIRRFVSRVLGECGDLRAVEPLIQSLNDEDECVVDYAASSLAGLNDKRAVDPLIEVLSHKYWAARTSAASSLGCIGDSKAIDPLLELLNDKNEEVRSYAEEALKEFDDDKAVEELNKYYDAQIPRNLKNVTKAFRKFEKSTPIEPFLEYLNNDDVEVREYASKCFNELNDERSVDALIQSLNDTSSIVQKNAACSLGKIDTQNALEGLFKSLKSGNAEIRKSAVWGLHESKSESVTKIIFQTLNDEDKNVRLSAANALLFSNRLYDQQNIDFVIEALENEDVTVRKYASMGLVLIADERAIKPLIHVLDDDDIRVRNYAAQALGNVGEDAIEPLVQILDDENNFKKKRLIRATVKALGFIKSPKIVYPLIKALSINDMYVKESACLALGELGDPISVEPLKACRYDKHKKVQDAAKKSLKKIS, via the coding sequence ATGGATTCAATTGATAAAATTGCAGACCCTAATGTGCAATCTTTAATAGATAATAAAGATCTCAAAGGAATACTCAATGCTATAACTCATCGTAATGCAAAAATTAGACATCAAGCAGAAGAAACAATTTTTGAAGTGGCGAATTTTAATGAAATTGAATATCTTATAAAAAACCTGAGTAATGAAGATAAGAGGATAAGAAGATTTGTTTCAAGGGTGCTTGGTGAATGTGGAGATTTACGGGCGGTGGAACCTCTTATTCAATCTTTAAATGATGAAGATGAATGTGTGGTAGATTATGCTGCATCGTCCCTTGCAGGATTAAATGATAAAAGAGCTGTTGACCCACTTATAGAAGTATTATCGCATAAATATTGGGCAGCTCGCACTTCAGCAGCATCGTCTCTTGGATGTATCGGTGATTCAAAAGCAATTGATCCATTATTAGAACTTTTGAATGATAAAAATGAAGAAGTTAGATCTTATGCGGAAGAAGCTCTTAAAGAATTTGATGATGACAAAGCGGTAGAAGAATTAAACAAATATTATGATGCCCAAATTCCAAGAAACCTTAAAAATGTTACTAAAGCATTCAGAAAATTCGAAAAATCAACCCCTATAGAACCCTTTTTAGAATATTTGAATAATGATGATGTTGAAGTAAGGGAATATGCTTCAAAATGTTTTAATGAGCTAAATGATGAACGTTCTGTAGATGCCCTTATTCAATCACTTAATGACACCTCTAGTATTGTTCAGAAAAACGCTGCATGTTCACTTGGAAAGATAGACACTCAAAATGCATTAGAAGGTTTATTCAAAAGTTTAAAAAGTGGAAATGCCGAAATCAGAAAAAGCGCCGTTTGGGGATTACATGAATCTAAAAGTGAATCTGTAACTAAAATAATTTTTCAAACATTGAATGATGAAGACAAAAATGTTCGATTGTCTGCAGCGAATGCCCTTTTGTTTTCGAATCGCTTATACGATCAACAAAACATTGATTTTGTTATAGAAGCTCTAGAAAATGAAGATGTTACAGTTCGAAAATATGCAAGCATGGGTCTTGTCCTGATTGCAGATGAAAGGGCAATAAAACCACTTATTCACGTTTTGGATGATGACGATATTCGTGTTCGAAATTATGCAGCTCAAGCACTAGGAAACGTTGGAGAAGATGCCATAGAGCCCTTAGTTCAAATTTTGGATGATGAAAATAATTTCAAGAAAAAAAGATTAATAAGAGCAACTGTAAAGGCTTTAGGTTTCATCAAAAGCCCAAAAATTGTGTATCCACTCATAAAAGCCCTTTCAATTAATGATATGTATGTTAAAGAATCTGCTTGTCTTGCACTAGGAGAATTAGGTGATCCTATATCCGTTGAGCCGCTTAAAGCATGCCGGTATGATAAACACAAAAAAGTACAGGATGCTGCAAAGAAATCATTGAAAAAAATTAGCTGA